The Falco peregrinus isolate bFalPer1 chromosome 9, bFalPer1.pri, whole genome shotgun sequence genome includes a window with the following:
- the CSTF3 gene encoding cleavage stimulation factor subunit 3 isoform X3: MKVLHIDLWKCYLSYVRETKGKLPSYKEKMAQAYDFALDKIGMEIMSYQIWVDYINFLKGVEAVGSYAENQRITAVRRVYQRGCVNPMINIEQLWRDYNKYEEGINIHLAKKMIEDRSRDYMNARRVAKEYETVMKGLDRNAPSVPPQNTPQEAQQVDMWKKYIQWEKSNPLRTEDQTLITKRVMFAYEQCLLVLGHHPDIWYEAAQYLEQSSKLLAEKGDMNNAKLFSDEAANIYERAISTLLKKNMLLYFAYADYEESRMKYEKVHSIYNRLLAIEDIDPTLVYIQYMKFARRAEGIKSGRMIFKKAREDARTRHHVYVTAALMEYYCSKDKSVAFKIFELGLKKYGDIPEYVLAYIDYLSHLNEDNNTRVLFERVLTSGSLPPEKSGEIWARFLAFESNIGDLASILKVEKRRFTAFKEEYEGKETALLVDRYKFMDLYPCSASELKALGYKDVSRAKLAAIIPDPVVAPSIVPVLKDEVDRKPEYPKPDTQQMIPFQPRHLAPPGLHPVPGGVFPVPPAAVVLMKLLPPPVCFQGPFVQVDELMEIFRRCKLPDTVDEAVRIITGGLPEIAVEGNGPVENNAMLNKAVKRPHEDSDDDEEKGSVVPPVHDIYRARQQKRIR, translated from the exons ATGAAGGTTTTACACATTGATTTATGGAAATGTTACCTTTCCTATGTACGAGAAACCAAGGGGAAGCTACCTAGTTACAA agaaaaAATGGCTCAGGCATATGATTTTGCTCTGGATAAGATTGGCATGGAAATCATGTCATACCAG ATCTGGGTGGATTACATCAATTTTTTGAAAGGCGT AGAAGCAGTAGGATCTTACGCAGAAAACCAGAGGATAACAGCTGTCCGTAGGGTTTACCAGCGTGGTTGCGTGAATCCAATGATAAACATAGAACAGCTCTGGAGAGATTATAACAAATATGAAGAG GGCATCAATATTCACTTAGCGAAGAAGATGATTGAAGACAGGAGTAGAGATTATATGAACGCACGACGTGTAGCAAAG GAATACGAGACTGTGATGAAAGGTCTGGACCGCAATGCCCCCTCTGTCCCCCCCCAAAATACCCCCCAAGAGGCTCAGCAGGTAGACATGTGGAAGAAATACATCCAGTGGGAAAAGAGCAATCCTCTGCGTACAGAAGACCAAACTCTCATAACAAAAAGAG ttaTGTTTGCCTATGAGCAATGCCTTTTGGTTCTGGGACATCACCCAGATATCTGGTATGAAGCTGCACAGTACCTCGAGCAATCTAGTAAACTGCTAGCTGAAAAAGGG GACATGAACAATGCTAAACTTTTCAGTGATGAGGCTGCTAATATTTATGAAAGAGCGATCAGCACTTTATTAAAGAAGAATATGCTTCTTTATTTTGCATATGCAGATTATGAAGAG AGTCGAATGAAGTATGAGAAAGTGCACAGCATATATAACCGGCTCCTGGCGATTGAAGACATTGATCCCACTCTG GTTTATATCCAATATATGAAGTTTGCAAGGCGAGCAGAAGGCATAAAATCTGGAAGAATGATATTTAAGAAAGCACGGGAGGATGCCCGGACCCGCCACCACGTCTATGTTACAGCAGCTTTAATGGAGTATTATTGTAGTAAG GATAAGTCTGTGGCCTTTAAGATTTTTGAGCTAGGGCTGAAAAAATATGGAGACATTCCAGAATATGTACTGGCATATATCGACTACCTTTCTCACCTTAATG aggaCAATAATACAAGAGTTTTGTTTGAACGTGTTTTAACTTCAGGGAGCCTTCCACCTGAGAAATCTGG GGAGATCTGGGCTCGGTTTTTAGCTTTTGAAAGTAACATTGGTGATCTAGCTAGTATACTGAAAGTTGAAAAACGGAGGTTTACAGCATTCAAGGAAGAATATGAGGGTaaagaaacagctctgctggtaGACAGGTATAAGTTCATGGATTTGTACCCTTGCTCTGCTAGCGAACTGAAGGCCCTTGGTTATAAG GATGTCTCCCGTGCCAAGCTGGCAGCTATAATTCCAGACCCTGTGGTTGCACCTTCCATCGTGCCTGTTCTCAAAGACGAAGTAGACAGAAAACCTGAATACCCCAAACCAGACACTCAACAAATGATTCCATTTCAGCCAAGGCACTTAGCAC ctccAGGTTTACATCCTGTCCCGGGTGGTGTATTTCCCGTTCCACCGGCAGCTGTAGTCCTCATGAAGCTCCTGCCAcctcctgtttgttttcag GGTCCCTTTGTTCAAGTGGATGAGCTCATGGAGATATTTAGAAGATGCAAACTTCCAGACA CTGTCGATGAAGCTGTACGAATAATTACCGGAGGCCTACCTGAAATAGCCGTGGAAGGCAATGGACCTGTGGAAAATAACGCTATGCTCAATAAGGCTGTTAAGAGACCACATGAAGATTCTGATGACGATGAGGAGAAAGGATCTGTAGTTCCCCCCGTACACGACATTTACAGAGCACGGCAGCAAAAGAGAATCCGGTGA